The proteins below are encoded in one region of Ghiorsea bivora:
- a CDS encoding adenylate/guanylate cyclase domain-containing protein, which produces MTSDTQVGLAPIADVPRFPVRWRWTMVVGLAVTLAVAVLSLIVLDMERDAWLNNQETQAGVQVSRLGDELKIPMLAGSAAETDFVMRNFAEKVPYVTAVFFKSSSSQVWSVGELGNIEQVLADVELSNETIRLPVDDLWFAKQVTYGGTNIALIAVRYSEEAWDAIASQLLQRMLLAAFFVIVLSGVFVYWLAGRMSKPLEDLALAARHVAHGDYHQHLEIVGNDELSDAAGQFNKMVEELAHKEEMRAVLGRYLNPELVTDVFESRGLGKLENRKQEVTVLFADMVEFTAFSETTDTEEVVEVLNQNFEVFHRIIDYYGGHVDKYIGDAVMAVFNHPKQDTQHVRNAVMAAVAMTEACRKLAVLRKDGKAVSFRVGLNCGDVIVGNIGAAERLEYTVIGDAVNVASRMGGLGEGGEVVLPFSTFEAAGEGFSFQDMGEISVKGVSEPLRCGVVNIVDDTLYHDMCISVAMAFDSTLPTDVRMIIGDIEE; this is translated from the coding sequence TTGACCAGTGATACACAAGTAGGTTTAGCTCCTATTGCTGATGTGCCACGTTTCCCCGTACGTTGGCGCTGGACTATGGTGGTTGGTCTTGCTGTAACCCTTGCTGTCGCAGTATTATCATTGATTGTTTTGGATATGGAACGGGATGCTTGGTTGAATAATCAAGAAACACAAGCAGGTGTGCAAGTGAGCAGGTTGGGTGATGAATTAAAAATACCCATGTTGGCGGGAAGTGCGGCTGAAACAGATTTTGTTATGCGCAACTTTGCGGAAAAAGTGCCTTATGTAACAGCCGTGTTTTTTAAAAGTTCATCATCACAAGTTTGGTCGGTTGGTGAGCTGGGCAATATTGAACAGGTTTTAGCGGATGTTGAGCTTTCGAATGAAACCATACGTTTACCCGTTGATGACTTATGGTTTGCTAAGCAGGTAACCTATGGTGGAACCAATATTGCACTGATTGCGGTGCGTTATTCCGAAGAAGCATGGGATGCCATTGCGAGTCAATTGTTGCAGCGTATGTTGTTGGCTGCATTTTTTGTGATTGTATTGTCAGGTGTATTTGTGTACTGGCTTGCAGGACGTATGAGTAAACCGCTAGAAGATTTGGCTTTGGCTGCGCGGCATGTGGCACATGGTGATTACCATCAACACTTGGAAATTGTAGGTAATGATGAGTTAAGTGATGCCGCTGGGCAGTTTAACAAAATGGTTGAAGAATTGGCGCATAAAGAAGAAATGCGAGCAGTGTTGGGTCGTTATCTTAACCCAGAATTGGTGACCGATGTGTTTGAAAGTCGTGGTCTGGGTAAATTAGAAAACCGCAAACAAGAAGTCACAGTGTTATTCGCCGATATGGTTGAGTTTACAGCATTTTCAGAAACCACAGATACCGAAGAAGTGGTTGAAGTACTTAACCAAAACTTTGAAGTTTTTCACCGTATTATCGATTATTATGGTGGTCATGTGGATAAGTATATTGGTGATGCCGTGATGGCGGTTTTTAATCATCCCAAGCAAGATACTCAGCATGTTCGCAATGCTGTGATGGCTGCAGTTGCTATGACTGAGGCATGCCGAAAATTAGCTGTATTACGCAAAGATGGTAAGGCTGTTTCTTTTCGTGTTGGTTTAAATTGTGGTGATGTTATTGTTGGTAATATTGGTGCTGCAGAACGCTTGGAATATACAGTGATTGGTGATGCTGTGAATGTGGCTTCGCGTATGGGTGGTTTGGGTGAAGGTGGCGAAGTTGTGTTACCATTTTCTACATTTGAGGCAGCAGGAGAAGGTTTTTCTTTCCAAGATATGGGGGAAATTTCTGTCAAAGGTGTGAGTGAACCTTTGCGTTGTGGTGTAGTCAATATTGTGGATGACACTTTGTACCATGATATGTGCATTTCTGTTGCTATGGCATTTGATTCAACGCTACCTACCGATGTAAGAATGATTATTGGAGATATTGAAGAATGA
- a CDS encoding zf-HC2 domain-containing protein, with amino-acid sequence MKHACEEISRLASEKLERSLSFMESIRLRLHLLMCSACRHYDAHITTLHKVLKIRRKNTLDTVRLPQHKRKKIEKALKDSSSD; translated from the coding sequence ATGAAACATGCATGTGAAGAGATAAGTCGCTTAGCTTCTGAGAAGTTAGAGCGTAGCTTAAGCTTCATGGAAAGCATTCGCCTGCGCTTGCATTTGCTGATGTGCTCGGCGTGTAGGCATTATGATGCTCATATTACAACCCTACATAAGGTATTGAAGATAAGGCGGAAAAACACTTTAGATACGGTGCGTTTGCCACAGCATAAAAGAAAAAAGATTGAAAAAGCACTTAAAGATTCATCCAGTGATTAA
- a CDS encoding sigma-70 family RNA polymerase sigma factor: protein MNPQQWLVEHGDILYRFAMQRAQNEDLAADLVQDTLLAAWKSKDSFSGNSTVRTWLIGILKHKWIDYLRKEIRQRDYATLAEGDPTAWFDPNNGSWLKKPQQWHDDPASLCQDTQFFQVLQTCVQYLPEKQRLVFDMRELQGLDSDEICKACDVSATNVHVLLHRARLALRQCLETHWFGGKKPW, encoded by the coding sequence ATGAATCCTCAGCAGTGGTTGGTAGAGCATGGTGATATATTGTATCGTTTTGCCATGCAACGTGCTCAAAATGAGGATTTAGCGGCAGATTTGGTACAAGATACCTTGTTGGCGGCTTGGAAAAGTAAAGATTCTTTTTCAGGGAATTCCACAGTTCGGACTTGGCTCATTGGAATTTTAAAGCATAAGTGGATTGATTATTTACGCAAAGAAATCAGGCAACGGGATTATGCAACCTTGGCTGAAGGTGACCCCACGGCATGGTTTGACCCCAACAATGGATCGTGGTTAAAAAAACCACAGCAATGGCATGATGACCCAGCGAGTTTATGCCAAGACACACAGTTTTTTCAGGTATTACAAACTTGTGTGCAATATTTGCCAGAAAAGCAACGTTTGGTGTTTGATATGCGGGAGTTGCAAGGTTTGGATTCTGATGAAATTTGTAAGGCGTGTGATGTTTCCGCGACCAATGTACACGTATTGTTGCACCGTGCTCGGCTTGCTCTGCGGCAATGTTTAGAAACACATTGGTTTGGAGGCAAGAAACCATGGTAA
- a CDS encoding HDOD domain-containing protein has translation MSPIKLLRQSTIDTLNSIDDLPTLPDLFLHIQSVLNTPESTLQDLTQAIERDQIIAATIVKIANSSYYNPLNKPASSLSFAISRLGRSETSSIALSMSLLYGFSLPTGISNMRRFWAHAFAVGQTCRKICIQLPKKNQLNAEALFLSGLLHDIGRAILGIRIDPQYFEQSFANFIGEELIQAEQQTYGIDHAQVGAIVLKQWGFPNEFCQLIQQHHSSINNCINAKILTLADHISHQHLPNLANIEEVEIKTRDPEFDTIITQCLTEISL, from the coding sequence ATGAGCCCAATCAAACTTTTACGCCAATCAACCATCGATACATTAAACAGTATCGATGACCTACCAACATTGCCTGATTTATTCCTGCATATTCAAAGTGTACTCAATACGCCTGAATCAACACTGCAAGACCTAACCCAAGCCATAGAGCGTGACCAAATCATTGCCGCCACTATCGTCAAAATTGCAAACTCATCCTATTACAATCCACTGAACAAACCTGCCAGCAGCTTATCATTTGCCATTTCTCGGCTAGGGCGAAGCGAAACCAGCAGCATCGCCTTATCGATGTCTTTATTATATGGTTTCTCACTGCCCACGGGCATTTCAAACATGCGTCGTTTTTGGGCACATGCCTTTGCTGTGGGGCAAACATGTCGAAAAATATGCATCCAACTACCCAAGAAAAACCAGCTTAACGCCGAAGCGTTGTTTTTAAGCGGGCTACTTCACGATATAGGCAGAGCCATCTTAGGTATACGTATTGACCCCCAATACTTTGAACAAAGTTTTGCCAACTTTATTGGCGAAGAGCTTATTCAAGCTGAACAACAAACATACGGTATCGACCATGCACAGGTCGGCGCTATTGTCTTAAAACAATGGGGATTCCCTAATGAATTCTGTCAGCTTATACAACAGCACCACAGCAGCATCAACAACTGCATCAATGCAAAAATTCTCACCCTAGCAGATCATATTAGCCATCAACACTTGCCTAACCTTGCCAATATTGAAGAAGTTGAAATCAAAACTCGAGACCCAGAATTTGATACCATCATTACCCAGTGTCTCACCGAAATAAGTTTATGA
- a CDS encoding YqaA family protein, whose product MIWFTQLDWTLFFSALISSTLFPGGSEALLIFRLQDASSNPYLLVTIATSGNVLGSIITYYMGKYGFQFSHKWFHISLAKQQQAENYFKKWGTPALLFAWLPIIGDPLCLVAGALRYHIYLFIVLVGIGKLARYTLLAWAFI is encoded by the coding sequence ATGATATGGTTTACGCAACTTGACTGGACACTTTTTTTCTCAGCGCTAATTTCCTCCACCCTTTTCCCTGGTGGTTCAGAGGCACTGCTCATTTTTCGTTTGCAAGATGCCAGCAGCAACCCTTACCTACTTGTGACCATAGCAACATCTGGCAATGTATTGGGAAGTATCATCACCTACTACATGGGTAAATATGGTTTCCAATTCAGCCATAAGTGGTTTCATATCTCACTCGCCAAACAGCAACAAGCTGAAAACTATTTCAAGAAATGGGGTACACCTGCTCTACTCTTTGCTTGGCTACCTATCATTGGCGATCCTTTATGCTTGGTCGCAGGCGCATTGCGTTATCATATCTACCTGTTTATCGTGTTGGTCGGCATAGGTAAGTTGGCACGTTATACCTTACTGGCTTGGGCATTTATTTAA
- a CDS encoding methylenetetrahydrofolate reductase, with product MLIDKIKNRESGIILYGITPPKQGTSPKHIQDIAHKQVERLLGLGIDGLVLYDIQDEISRTSQTRPFPFMATLDAFDYSQNYLQDLNVTQIIYRAVGKYTQAELSQFLQAISPHEQLTVFVGAAAKSQAVTLSMDEAYALRSSLHPDVLLGGVTIPERHQSKGDEHLRVFHKMKQGCSFFVSQGVYDVNAAKDFLSEYYYYGLEHHIPLVPILFTLTPCGSPKTLAFMKWLGIHVPRWLENELIHAEDILQTSVDVAEKNWLELKSFADEKGIPIGCNIESVAIRKVEIDASIALLKRIQQSLK from the coding sequence ATGCTTATTGATAAAATTAAGAACAGAGAAAGTGGTATTATACTCTATGGTATCACACCACCAAAGCAAGGTACTTCACCTAAGCATATTCAAGATATTGCCCATAAACAGGTTGAACGTTTGCTTGGTTTGGGTATTGATGGTTTGGTCTTGTATGATATTCAAGATGAGATATCTCGCACATCACAAACACGACCTTTCCCCTTTATGGCGACGCTGGATGCTTTTGATTACAGTCAAAATTACTTGCAGGATTTAAATGTTACACAAATTATTTACCGAGCTGTTGGTAAGTATACGCAAGCGGAATTAAGCCAATTTTTACAAGCTATATCACCACATGAACAACTGACGGTGTTTGTAGGGGCTGCTGCCAAGTCACAAGCTGTGACATTGTCTATGGATGAAGCTTATGCTTTACGGTCATCGCTGCATCCTGATGTGTTATTGGGTGGGGTAACCATCCCCGAACGACACCAAAGCAAAGGTGATGAGCATCTTCGTGTATTTCATAAAATGAAACAGGGCTGTTCATTTTTTGTGTCACAAGGGGTGTATGATGTCAATGCAGCTAAGGATTTTTTATCCGAATACTACTATTATGGTTTGGAACACCATATTCCACTTGTGCCTATTTTATTTACATTAACACCGTGTGGCTCGCCCAAAACATTAGCCTTTATGAAGTGGTTGGGTATTCATGTGCCCAGGTGGTTGGAGAATGAGCTGATTCATGCCGAAGATATTTTGCAAACATCGGTAGATGTTGCAGAGAAAAACTGGCTTGAACTCAAAAGTTTTGCAGATGAAAAAGGTATTCCTATTGGCTGCAATATTGAAAGTGTGGCTATTCGTAAAGTGGAAATTGATGCGTCTATTGCGTTATTAAAGCGTATTCAACAGTCGCTTAAATAA
- the lspA gene encoding signal peptidase II, which yields MTIRTKQQILLFILLLAADQWSKWWIEQQLPFFHMVVVDGFFNLVRAHNYGVAFSMFADWNHAWRTNLLLGVTIGIAVVVSVWWWRERHRAGLESWLLVLILVGAAGNILDRLYLGYVVDFIDWYVVWDGKAYHWPAFNIADACISVAVVLLLVRSFKKP from the coding sequence ATGACGATAAGAACCAAACAGCAAATACTGCTATTTATTCTTTTGCTGGCAGCAGACCAGTGGAGCAAGTGGTGGATTGAGCAACAGCTTCCTTTTTTTCATATGGTGGTGGTTGATGGCTTTTTTAATCTGGTCAGAGCGCATAATTATGGTGTGGCATTTTCCATGTTTGCCGATTGGAATCATGCATGGCGAACCAATTTGTTGCTGGGTGTAACCATAGGTATTGCTGTGGTTGTCAGCGTATGGTGGTGGCGAGAACGGCACAGGGCAGGGCTTGAGTCATGGTTGCTTGTGCTGATATTGGTGGGCGCTGCGGGTAATATCTTGGATAGATTATACCTTGGTTATGTGGTGGACTTTATTGATTGGTATGTTGTTTGGGATGGGAAAGCATACCACTGGCCAGCGTTTAATATTGCAGATGCCTGTATTTCTGTGGCAGTTGTGCTTTTGTTAGTACGCAGCTTTAAAAAACCATAA
- a CDS encoding YfhL family 4Fe-4S dicluster ferredoxin, whose product MALLITDDCINCAVCEPECPNDAIFEGTDIFEINPDLCTECIGHYDEPQCVAICPVDCIPKDPNRVESEDELKHKYNQLTGRTA is encoded by the coding sequence TTGGCATTATTGATTACTGACGACTGCATCAACTGCGCTGTATGTGAGCCTGAATGCCCCAATGATGCCATTTTTGAAGGCACAGACATCTTTGAAATCAACCCAGACTTATGCACCGAATGTATCGGGCATTATGATGAGCCTCAATGTGTTGCCATTTGCCCTGTGGATTGTATCCCCAAAGACCCCAACCGTGTCGAAAGTGAAGACGAGCTCAAACATAAATACAACCAACTCACAGGACGAACAGCATGA
- the gmk gene encoding guanylate kinase: MSGKLFIISGPSGAGKSSLCSKLLEACPNLNLSISCTTRSPRPGEQDGREYHFLSIAEFEKQKEAGAFLEWALVHGNYYGTRQSDVESLLNQGKDVLLEIDWQGAAQVAEKIPAATRIFILPPSIDVLRERLTHRGQDDSCVIEQRVAAAQAEMDHAHEAQYQIINDDFDKALKTLIKLVKT; this comes from the coding sequence ATGAGCGGTAAACTCTTTATCATCTCTGGTCCTTCAGGTGCTGGTAAATCCAGCTTGTGCAGCAAATTGCTTGAAGCCTGCCCCAACCTCAACTTATCCATTTCTTGCACCACGCGCAGCCCAAGACCTGGCGAACAAGATGGGCGCGAGTATCATTTTTTAAGTATTGCTGAATTTGAAAAGCAGAAAGAAGCAGGTGCATTCCTTGAATGGGCTTTGGTACATGGCAATTATTACGGCACACGTCAAAGTGATGTCGAATCCCTACTCAACCAAGGTAAAGACGTATTATTAGAAATTGACTGGCAAGGTGCTGCACAAGTGGCTGAAAAAATCCCTGCTGCCACACGTATTTTTATTCTACCACCATCCATTGATGTCTTACGCGAGCGTTTAACCCATAGAGGACAAGATGATTCCTGCGTGATTGAACAACGTGTTGCCGCTGCACAAGCCGAAATGGATCATGCCCATGAAGCACAATACCAAATCATCAATGATGATTTTGATAAAGCTTTGAAAACACTCATTAAACTCGTAAAAACCTAA